In Musa acuminata AAA Group cultivar baxijiao chromosome BXJ2-3, Cavendish_Baxijiao_AAA, whole genome shotgun sequence, the following proteins share a genomic window:
- the LOC103979742 gene encoding auxin response factor 15 isoform X2: MGIDLNTIEEEEEEPEQHPAHLAVSAAAAAEEAFQSASVCLELWHACAGPRIWLPKKGSLVVYLPQGHLEHSREGGDGSGGRGGVGSGYDVPPHVFCRVVDVKLHADAATDEVYAQLSLVVESEEFEGRPKKGELEGDAEEEDVECISRTSIPHMFCKTLTASDTSTHGGFSVPRRAAEDCFPPLDYKQQRPSQELVAKDLHSMEWRFRHIYRGQPRRHLLTTGWSAFVNRKKLSSGDAVLFLRGNDGVLRLGVRRAAQFKGGGPVLEHQSGNMDLLTLAAVADAVSNKKAFDIYYNPRASSSEFIVPYWKFVKSLNTSISAGMRFKILYEGDDATERSTGLITGISDMDPVRWPGSKWKCLLVNWDDDMDANRQNRISPWEIEPIGSVLGSGSLSTTGSKRAKICLPSVNMDFPIPNGNGCLDLRESASFHKVLQGQEFTRLRTPSNIGVTASHVSEIGNRQYSDGKGRCTGANSCIVGESVTRDRVRTSYGADFTFNCTGFSEPVLFQKVLQGQEVFSKCPPFIGARSDAHARNGVYGLFDRFHTSHAESRLPPSSLGYVTIVQPSLPPIQASSPSSVLMFQEAGSRMTLVQSASSTNGQDRGDGGCYFSKLNGSEALHVKEAKFPFWPPTMGCCHFANQQPEMDKVHASVSDGKLGIGNEQNVTRNGCRLFGFSLTEKIPVANLADKSLPVSPASTQVKVDTAFSASMPQMPAKPVGCSCTGVNAVYALCAAPF; the protein is encoded by the exons ATGGGCATCGATTTGAACACgatagaagaggaggaagaggagccgGAGCAGCACCCGGCCCACCTCGCCGTTTCCGCTGCGGCGGCCGCGGAGGAGGCGTTTCAGTCGGCGTCGGTGTGCCTGGAGCTGTGGCACGCGTGCGCGGGGCCCCGGATATGGTTGCCGAAGAAGGGCAGCTTGGTCGTGTACTTGCCGCAAGGGCATCTCGAGCACtcgagggagggcggcgacggCAGCGGTGGGAGAGGGGGAGTCGGCAGCGGCTACGATGTGCCACCTCATGTCTTCTGCCGAGTGGTCGACGTCAAGCTCCAT GCTGATGCGGCTACAGATGAGGTCTATGCTCAGCTCTCTCTTGTCGTAGAAAGCGAG GAATTTGAAGGAAGACCTAAGAAGGGTGAGCTCGAaggagatgcagaagaagaggatGTTGAATGTATAAGCAGGACATCAATACCCCATATGTTCTGCAAGACTCTCACTGCCTCTGACACGAGCACCCACGGGGGTTTCTCCGTGCCACGCCGAGCTGCCGAGGATTGTTTCCCTCCCCTG GACTACAAGCAGCAAAGGCCTTCGCAGGAGCTCGTTGCAAAAGATTTGCACAGCATGGAATGGAGGTTTCGACATATCTACAGAG GTCAACCACGTCGACATCTTCTTACAACTGGATGGAGTGCATTTGTAAATAGGAAGAAACTCAGCTCTGGAGATGCAGTGCTCTTTCTCCG GGGCAATGATGGGGTGCTTAGATTGGGTGTTAGGAGGGCAGCTCAATTCAAAGGCGGCGGCCCTGTTTTGGAACATCAAAGTGGCAACATGGATCTATTGACACTGGCAGCTGTCGCTGATGCTGTGTCCAACAAAAAAGCCTTCGACATCTATTATAACCCAAG GGCAAGCTCCTCAGAGTTCATAGTTCCATACTGGAAATTTGTAAAAAGCTTAAATACTTCCATTTCTGCGGGAATGAGATTCAAAATACTTTATGAAGGTGATGATGCCACAGAGAG GTCCACAGGACTGATAACTGGGATCAGTGACATGGACCCTGTTAGATGGCCTGGTTCAAAGTGGAAATGTCTGTTG GTTAATTGGGATGATGATATGGATGCTAATAGGCAAAACAGGATATCACCTTGGGAAATCGAACCAATTGGTTCAGTCTTAGGCTCTGGAAGCCTGTCAACAACGGGTTCCAAGAGGGCCAAAATTTGTCTTCCCTCTGTCAATATGGATTTTCCAATTCCAA ATGGAAATGGGTGTCTGGACCTGAGGGAATCTGCAAGTTTCCACAAGgtcttgcaaggtcaagaatttaCGAGGCTTAGAACTCCGAGTAACATTGGTGTAACAGCCTCTCATGTTTCTGAGATTGGAAATCGTCAATACTCGGATGGTAAGGGACGTTGCACTGGTGCAAACAGCTGCATCGTAGGTGAATCTGTTACTAGGGATAGGGTCAGAACATCATATGGAGCTGACTTTACCTTCAATTGCACAGGCTTTAGCGAACCTGTCCTATTCCAAAAGGTCTTGCAAGGTCAAGAAGTATTCTCAAAATGTCCTCCATTCATTGGAGCCCGATCTGATGCTCATGCAAGGAACGGTGTGTACGGCCTGTTTGATAGATTTCATACATCTCATGCTGAGAGTAGATTGCCTCCATCTTCTTTGGGATATGTTACTATTGTTCAACCATCTTTGCCACCAATTCAAGCGTCTTCACCGTCGTCGGTGCTAATGTTTCAAGAAGCAGGTTCCAGAATGACATTGGTTCAGTCAGCATCTAGCACGAATGGTCAAGATAGGGGTGATGGTGGTTGCTACTTCTCCAAGTTAAACGGCTCAGAAGCACTGCATGTGAAAGAAGCAAAATTCCCGTTCTGGCCTCCAACTATGGGTTGTTGTCATTTTGCCAATCAGCAACCCGAAATGGATAAAGTGCATGCTTCTGTTTCGGATGGTAAGTTGGGCATAGGAAATGAGCAGAATGTGACCCGAAATGGTTGCAGGCTTTTTGGTTTTTCCTTGACTGAGAAGATTCCTGTGGCAAATTTAGCCGATAAATCTCTGCCAGTCTCTCCGGCTTCAACTCAGGTCAAGGTTGATACTGCTTTCTCGGCTTCAATGCCTCAGATGCCTGCTAAGCCTGTTGGGTGCAGTTGCACTGGAGTAAACGCTGTGTATGCTCTGTGTGCAGCTCCATTTTAG
- the LOC135608540 gene encoding receptor-like protein kinase HSL1 — protein MLFLSPLPFLLSLFFLPHLSLSLNREGLSLLQAKNSLADPGNALSDWNPLDSTPCNWTGVTCGSTSLAVTSLYLSGLALAGPFPSALCRLPHLSFLSLASNVLNDTLPSSSLLGCSSLAYLDLTRNSFVGPLPSSLPSILPDLVHLDLKFNNFSGDIPLSFGQFPRLRILSLVANQLTGPVPSFLSNVTSLRELNLSYNAFSPSPIPVSFANLTQLRILWLAGCNLVGPVPPDLGRLSSLVNLDLAYNSLSGPIPESITGLSSAVQIELYANSLSGTLPRGLSNLTALRFFDASMNKLYGHLPEDIFLAPNLANLQLYENNLVGLIPQSISRCKNLADLRLFSNQLDGPLPFDFGKHFPLGFIDLSDNFLSGEIPASICDGGVLSELLLLNNSFSGSLPQSLGRCTSLTRVRLPNNRLSGEVPPAFWGLPHVWLFELSGNFFSGSISPVISGAANLSMLLISDNQFSGPIPEEIGALSNLYEFSAANNMLSGPLPMGLRHLTKLGELDLHNNSLSGELPQGILSWKKLSQLNLADNDISGGVPPELGDLPVLNYLDLSGNKLSGEIPMELQNLNLIEFNLSNNQLSGGLPPLLATQTYQNSFLGNPGLCGELTGFCPSPRGVKPERHVFVWLLRSVFILASLVLVTGAAWFYWRYRNLKKAALGMDNPKWKFTSFYKLGFSEEEIPVSLDEDNVIGSGASGQVYKVVLSNGETVAVKKLWGTSKKNDIVPSFVDGFEAEVEMLGKIRHKNIVKLWCCCTNIDSKLLVFEYMPNGSLGDQLHGAKGGLLDWRTRYKIALDAAEGLSYLHHDCLPPIVHRDVKSNNILLDAEFGAKVSDFGVAKAIVKGPKSMSVIAGSCGYIAPEYAYTLRVTEKSDIYSFGVVILELITGKFPMDPELGERDLAQWVCSTLEQKGVESVIDPRLSLCFKEEIREVLDVGLLCTNFLPLNRPPMRTVVKLLLDVAPVNKLKPPLKDLSPSP, from the exons ATGCTCTTCCTCTCCCCTCTccccttcctcctctccctcttctttcttcctcatctctccctctccctcaacCGAGAAGGTCTCTCCCTTCTGCAAGCTAAGAATTCCCTCGCTGACCCCGGCAACGCCCTCTCCGACTGGAACCCACTGGACTCTACCCCATGCAACTGGACTGGAGTCACCTGCGGCTCCACCTCACTCGCCGTCACCTCTCTTTACCTCTCCGGCTTGGCTCTTGCAGGCCCCTTTCCTTCCGCCCTTTGTCGTCTCCCTCACCTTTCTTTCCTCTCCCTTGCCTCCAACGTGCTCAACGAcaccctcccctcctcctcccttctcgGCTGCTCCTCCCTCGCCTACCTCGACCTCACGCGGAACTCCTTCGTCGGCCCCCTCCCTTCTTCCCTCCCTTCCATCCTCCCCGACCTCGTACACCTCGACCTCAAGTTCAACAACTTTTCCGGCGACATACCGCTTTCTTTCGGTCAATTTCCCCGTCTCCGAATCCTCTCCTTGGTGGCCAACCAGCTCACCGGCCCCGTTCCTTCCTTTCTCTCTAACGTAACTTCTCTTCGCGAGCTTAACCTTTCTTATAACGCCTTCTCTCCCTCCCCCATTCCGGTTTCCTTTGCCAACCTCACTCAGCTCCGCATTCTCTGGCTCGCCGGCTGCAACCTCGTCGGCCCTGTTCCGCCGGACCTTGGCCGCCTTTCGTCGCTCGTCAACCTCGACCTTGCTTATAATTCGCTCTCCGGCCCCATTCCCGAATCGATCACGGGGCTCTCGTCGGCCGTCCAAATCGAGCTCTACGCCAATTCTCTCTCTGGTACCCTTCCCCGTGGCCTCTCCAACCTTACTGCGCTCCGCTTCTTCGATGCTTCCATGAACAAACTCTACGGTCATCTTCCCGAAGACATCTTCCTTGCTCCCAATCTTGCAAATCTCCAGCTTTACGAGAATAACCTCGTTGGTCTTATTCCTCAGAGCATTTCCCGGTGCAAGAATCTCGCCGACCTCCGTCTGTTCTCCAACCAGCTCGATGGTCCTCTCCCTTTCGATTTCGGCAAGCATTTCCCTCTCGGTTTTATTGATCTTTCAGATAACTTCCTATCTGGCGAGATTCCTGCGAGCATCTGCGACGGTGGCGTGTTATCGGAGCTTCTTTTGCTTAACAATTCATTCTCAGGGAGCTTGCCGCAGAGTCTTGGCCGGTGCACATCACTCACCCGCGTGCGATTACCCAACAACCGCCTCTCCGGCGAGGTCCCCCCTGCTTTTTGGGGCCTACCCCATGTGTGGCTTTTCGAGCTCTCCGGAAACTTCTTTTCCGGCAGCATCTCACCGGTGATATCAGGCGCAGCTAATCTCTCCATGCTACTAATCTCCGATAACCAGTTCAGTGGGCCAATTCCAGAGGAAATAGGAGCTCTTTCGAACTTGTACGAGTTCTCTGCCGCCAATAACATGCTGTCTGGACCTCTGCCGATGGGTCTGCGGCACTTGACCAAGCTGGGAGAGTTGGACCTCCATAATAACTCCCTCTCTGGTGAACTCCCCCAAGGAATCCTGTCATGGAAGAAGCTTAGCCAGCTGAACCTCGCTGACAACGATATCTCCGGTGGGGTCCCGCCGGAGCTTGGGGACCTCCCGGTGCTCAACTATCTCGACCTCTCGGGCAACAAACTCAGCGGAGAGATCCCAATGGAACTCCAGAACCTAAATCTTATCGAATTCAATCTCTCCAACAACCAGCTTTCCGGCGGTCTGCCTCCTTTGCTTGCGACACAGACATACCAAAATAGCTTCTTGGGCAATCCGGGTCTCTGCGGGGAATTGACCGGTTTCTGTCCCAGCCCGCGAGGTGTCAAACCGGAGCGCCATGTATTCGTCTGGCTGCTTCGGTCGGTCTTTATACTCGCTTCATTGGTGCTCGTGACTGGAGCAGCTTGGTTCTATTGGAGATACAGAAATCTGAAGAAGGCTGCGCTTGGTATGGACAATCCCAAGTGGAAGTTCACCTCGTTCTATAAGCTTGGTTTCAGTGAGGAGGAGATCCCGGTTTCCCTTGACGAAGACAACGTTATCGGTAGCGGAGCTTCCGGTCAAGTCTACAAGGTGGTGTTGAGCAATGGAGAGACCGTGGCGGTGAAGAAGCTCTGGGGAACCTCCAAGAAGAACGACATAGTTCCGAGCTTCGTCGACGGTTTCGAAGCCGAGGTGGAGATGCTGGGGAAGATTCGTCACAAGAACATCGTGAAGCTGTGGTGCTGCTGCACTAACATTGATTCCAAGCTTCTGGTCTTTGAATACATGCCGAATGGAAGCTTAGGTGACCAGCTGCATGGCGCCAAGGGAGGTTTGCTGGACTGGCGAACGAGGTACAAGATTGCACTGGATGCGGCTGAGGGTCTGTCGTACCTTCACCATGACTGTCTTCCGCCCATCGTCCACAGGGATGTTAAATCCAACAACATACTGTTGGATGCAGAGTTTGGAGCGAAAGTCTCCGACTTTGGCGTCGCCAAAGCCATCGTGAAGGGACCAAAGTCGATGTCTGTGATTGCTGGCTCCTGCGGATACATCGCACCAG AGTACGCCTATACTCTCCGGGTTACCGAGAAGAGCGACATATATAGTTTTGGGGTGGTGATTCTGGAATTGATCACAGGAAAATTTCCTATGGATCCTGAGCTTGGAGAGAGGGATTTGGCGCAGTGGGTGTGCAGCACCTTGGAGCAGAAAGGAGTGGAAAGCGTGATCGATCCCAGGCTTAGTCTCTGTTTCAAGGAGGAGATACGCGAGGTGCTCGACGTTGGCCTCCTctgcaccaacttcctcccactgAATCGGCCGCCGATGAGGACGGTGGTGAAGCTGCTGCTCGACGTGGCTCCTGTCAACAAGTTGAAGCCGCCATTGAAGGACCTAAGCCCATCTCCTTGA
- the LOC135606617 gene encoding serine/threonine-protein kinase-like protein CCR1 yields the protein MNHEDSTISVDAAIALVGVVLLALSVVLYVICKKRCAVDPDDTSTVAILPAHSHQLSDVESATDGFHGSRVVGQGRLGTVYKATSATGDTYTVKRIHHHLVLGNPGVSFSSRMKSLSYANHPNLVPILGFSEAPGERLIISEFVGNTKSLDYHLHQNYLEDCRRPSSGLLSWDIRIRVAAGTARGIEHLHDGSVPGIVHGCIKPSNIMLDMDFCARICDYGLSFLVEPGDRREMVGYRDGEGGGACKENDVYGLGVVLLELLSGRSCDGGKLVEWALPLIRECRVREILDGRMGLPMDMTPLTRMAKVASACVGNGRKTRPSIAHVAAILSSLEAQP from the coding sequence ATGAATCACGAGGACTCCACCATCAGCGTAGACGCTGCCATCGCACTCGTTGGCGTCGTTCTCCTTGCTCTCAGCGTCGTCCTCTACGTAATCTGCAAGAAGAGGTGCGCCGTAGACCCTGACGACACTAGCACCGTGGCAATTCTCCCCGCCCACTCTCACCAGCTGAGCGACGTCGAGTCTGCCACCGACGGATTCCACGGCTCCCGTGTCGTCGGCCAGGGTCGTCTCGGCACCGTCTACAAGGCCACCTCCGCCACCGGGGATACCTACACCGTGAAGCGCATCCACCACCATTTAGTCCTCGGTAACCCGGGCGTGAGCTTCTCTTCCCGGATGAAGTCGCTCTCGTACGCCAACCACCCCAATCTAGTCCCCATCTTGGGCTTCTCCGAGGCACCCGGCGAGAGGCTCATCATCTCCGAATTCGTCGGCAACACGAAGAGCCTGGACTACCATCTGCACCAGAACTACCTCGAGGACTGTCGTCGGCCGTCATCCGGGCTCTTGAGTTGGGATATCCGGATAAGGGTCGCGGCGGGGACGGCGCGCGGGATCGAGCACCTGCACGACGGGAGCGTGCCAGGAATCGTGCACGGGTGCATCAAACCCAGCAACATCATGCTCGACATGGACTTTTGCGCCAGGATCTGCGACTACGGGCTGAGCTTCTTGGTGGAGCCGGGTGACAGGAGGGAGATGGTCGGGTACAGAGACGGGGAAGGCGGCGGGGCGTGCAAGGAGAACGACGTGTACGGTTTGGGAGTGGTTTTGCTGGAGCTGTTGAGCGGGAGGAGTTGCGACGGGGGGAAGCTGGTGGAGTGGGCCCTGCCTTTGATTAGGGAGTGCAGAGTCCGGGAGATTCTCGACGGGAGAATGGGGCTGCCGATGGACATGACGCCACTGACGAGGATGGCGAAGGTGGCGTCGGCGTGCGTCGGCAATGGGCGGAAGACCCGGCCGTCCATCGCTCATGTGGCAGCCATTTTGAGCAGCTTGGAGGCACAACCTTGA
- the LOC103979742 gene encoding auxin response factor 2 isoform X3 — MGIDLNTIEEEEEEPEQHPAHLAVSAAAAAEEAFQSASVCLELWHACAGPRIWLPKKGSLVVYLPQGHLEHSREGGDGSGGRGGVGSGYDVPPHVFCRVVDVKLHADAATDEVYAQLSLVVESEEFEGRPKKGELEGDAEEEDVECISRTSIPHMFCKTLTASDTSTHGGFSVPRRAAEDCFPPLDYKQQRPSQELVAKDLHSMEWRFRHIYRGQPRRHLLTTGWSAFVNRKKLSSGDAVLFLRGNDGVLRLGVRRAAQFKGGGPVLEHQSGNMDLLTLAAVADAVSNKKAFDIYYNPRASSSEFIVPYWKFVKSLNTSISAGMRFKILYEGDDATERRSTGLITGISDMDPVRWPGSKWKCLLVNWDDDMDANRQNRISPWEIEPIGSVLGSGSLSTTGSKRAKICLPSVNMDFPIPNGNGCLDLRESASFHKVLQGQEFTRLRTPSNIGVTASHVSEIGNRQYSDGFSEPVLFQKVLQGQEVFSKCPPFIGARSDAHARNGVYGLFDRFHTSHAESRLPPSSLGYVTIVQPSLPPIQASSPSSVLMFQEAGSRMTLVQSASSTNGQDRGDGGCYFSKLNGSEALHVKEAKFPFWPPTMGCCHFANQQPEMDKVHASVSDGKLGIGNEQNVTRNGCRLFGFSLTEKIPVANLADKSLPVSPASTQVKVDTAFSASMPQMPAKPVGCSCTGVNAVYALCAAPF; from the exons ATGGGCATCGATTTGAACACgatagaagaggaggaagaggagccgGAGCAGCACCCGGCCCACCTCGCCGTTTCCGCTGCGGCGGCCGCGGAGGAGGCGTTTCAGTCGGCGTCGGTGTGCCTGGAGCTGTGGCACGCGTGCGCGGGGCCCCGGATATGGTTGCCGAAGAAGGGCAGCTTGGTCGTGTACTTGCCGCAAGGGCATCTCGAGCACtcgagggagggcggcgacggCAGCGGTGGGAGAGGGGGAGTCGGCAGCGGCTACGATGTGCCACCTCATGTCTTCTGCCGAGTGGTCGACGTCAAGCTCCAT GCTGATGCGGCTACAGATGAGGTCTATGCTCAGCTCTCTCTTGTCGTAGAAAGCGAG GAATTTGAAGGAAGACCTAAGAAGGGTGAGCTCGAaggagatgcagaagaagaggatGTTGAATGTATAAGCAGGACATCAATACCCCATATGTTCTGCAAGACTCTCACTGCCTCTGACACGAGCACCCACGGGGGTTTCTCCGTGCCACGCCGAGCTGCCGAGGATTGTTTCCCTCCCCTG GACTACAAGCAGCAAAGGCCTTCGCAGGAGCTCGTTGCAAAAGATTTGCACAGCATGGAATGGAGGTTTCGACATATCTACAGAG GTCAACCACGTCGACATCTTCTTACAACTGGATGGAGTGCATTTGTAAATAGGAAGAAACTCAGCTCTGGAGATGCAGTGCTCTTTCTCCG GGGCAATGATGGGGTGCTTAGATTGGGTGTTAGGAGGGCAGCTCAATTCAAAGGCGGCGGCCCTGTTTTGGAACATCAAAGTGGCAACATGGATCTATTGACACTGGCAGCTGTCGCTGATGCTGTGTCCAACAAAAAAGCCTTCGACATCTATTATAACCCAAG GGCAAGCTCCTCAGAGTTCATAGTTCCATACTGGAAATTTGTAAAAAGCTTAAATACTTCCATTTCTGCGGGAATGAGATTCAAAATACTTTATGAAGGTGATGATGCCACAGAGAGAAG GTCCACAGGACTGATAACTGGGATCAGTGACATGGACCCTGTTAGATGGCCTGGTTCAAAGTGGAAATGTCTGTTG GTTAATTGGGATGATGATATGGATGCTAATAGGCAAAACAGGATATCACCTTGGGAAATCGAACCAATTGGTTCAGTCTTAGGCTCTGGAAGCCTGTCAACAACGGGTTCCAAGAGGGCCAAAATTTGTCTTCCCTCTGTCAATATGGATTTTCCAATTCCAA ATGGAAATGGGTGTCTGGACCTGAGGGAATCTGCAAGTTTCCACAAGgtcttgcaaggtcaagaatttaCGAGGCTTAGAACTCCGAGTAACATTGGTGTAACAGCCTCTCATGTTTCTGAGATTGGAAATCGTCAATACTCGGATG GCTTTAGCGAACCTGTCCTATTCCAAAAGGTCTTGCAAGGTCAAGAAGTATTCTCAAAATGTCCTCCATTCATTGGAGCCCGATCTGATGCTCATGCAAGGAACGGTGTGTACGGCCTGTTTGATAGATTTCATACATCTCATGCTGAGAGTAGATTGCCTCCATCTTCTTTGGGATATGTTACTATTGTTCAACCATCTTTGCCACCAATTCAAGCGTCTTCACCGTCGTCGGTGCTAATGTTTCAAGAAGCAGGTTCCAGAATGACATTGGTTCAGTCAGCATCTAGCACGAATGGTCAAGATAGGGGTGATGGTGGTTGCTACTTCTCCAAGTTAAACGGCTCAGAAGCACTGCATGTGAAAGAAGCAAAATTCCCGTTCTGGCCTCCAACTATGGGTTGTTGTCATTTTGCCAATCAGCAACCCGAAATGGATAAAGTGCATGCTTCTGTTTCGGATGGTAAGTTGGGCATAGGAAATGAGCAGAATGTGACCCGAAATGGTTGCAGGCTTTTTGGTTTTTCCTTGACTGAGAAGATTCCTGTGGCAAATTTAGCCGATAAATCTCTGCCAGTCTCTCCGGCTTCAACTCAGGTCAAGGTTGATACTGCTTTCTCGGCTTCAATGCCTCAGATGCCTGCTAAGCCTGTTGGGTGCAGTTGCACTGGAGTAAACGCTGTGTATGCTCTGTGTGCAGCTCCATTTTAG
- the LOC103979742 gene encoding auxin response factor 15 isoform X1, producing the protein MGIDLNTIEEEEEEPEQHPAHLAVSAAAAAEEAFQSASVCLELWHACAGPRIWLPKKGSLVVYLPQGHLEHSREGGDGSGGRGGVGSGYDVPPHVFCRVVDVKLHADAATDEVYAQLSLVVESEEFEGRPKKGELEGDAEEEDVECISRTSIPHMFCKTLTASDTSTHGGFSVPRRAAEDCFPPLDYKQQRPSQELVAKDLHSMEWRFRHIYRGQPRRHLLTTGWSAFVNRKKLSSGDAVLFLRGNDGVLRLGVRRAAQFKGGGPVLEHQSGNMDLLTLAAVADAVSNKKAFDIYYNPRASSSEFIVPYWKFVKSLNTSISAGMRFKILYEGDDATERRSTGLITGISDMDPVRWPGSKWKCLLVNWDDDMDANRQNRISPWEIEPIGSVLGSGSLSTTGSKRAKICLPSVNMDFPIPNGNGCLDLRESASFHKVLQGQEFTRLRTPSNIGVTASHVSEIGNRQYSDGKGRCTGANSCIVGESVTRDRVRTSYGADFTFNCTGFSEPVLFQKVLQGQEVFSKCPPFIGARSDAHARNGVYGLFDRFHTSHAESRLPPSSLGYVTIVQPSLPPIQASSPSSVLMFQEAGSRMTLVQSASSTNGQDRGDGGCYFSKLNGSEALHVKEAKFPFWPPTMGCCHFANQQPEMDKVHASVSDGKLGIGNEQNVTRNGCRLFGFSLTEKIPVANLADKSLPVSPASTQVKVDTAFSASMPQMPAKPVGCSCTGVNAVYALCAAPF; encoded by the exons ATGGGCATCGATTTGAACACgatagaagaggaggaagaggagccgGAGCAGCACCCGGCCCACCTCGCCGTTTCCGCTGCGGCGGCCGCGGAGGAGGCGTTTCAGTCGGCGTCGGTGTGCCTGGAGCTGTGGCACGCGTGCGCGGGGCCCCGGATATGGTTGCCGAAGAAGGGCAGCTTGGTCGTGTACTTGCCGCAAGGGCATCTCGAGCACtcgagggagggcggcgacggCAGCGGTGGGAGAGGGGGAGTCGGCAGCGGCTACGATGTGCCACCTCATGTCTTCTGCCGAGTGGTCGACGTCAAGCTCCAT GCTGATGCGGCTACAGATGAGGTCTATGCTCAGCTCTCTCTTGTCGTAGAAAGCGAG GAATTTGAAGGAAGACCTAAGAAGGGTGAGCTCGAaggagatgcagaagaagaggatGTTGAATGTATAAGCAGGACATCAATACCCCATATGTTCTGCAAGACTCTCACTGCCTCTGACACGAGCACCCACGGGGGTTTCTCCGTGCCACGCCGAGCTGCCGAGGATTGTTTCCCTCCCCTG GACTACAAGCAGCAAAGGCCTTCGCAGGAGCTCGTTGCAAAAGATTTGCACAGCATGGAATGGAGGTTTCGACATATCTACAGAG GTCAACCACGTCGACATCTTCTTACAACTGGATGGAGTGCATTTGTAAATAGGAAGAAACTCAGCTCTGGAGATGCAGTGCTCTTTCTCCG GGGCAATGATGGGGTGCTTAGATTGGGTGTTAGGAGGGCAGCTCAATTCAAAGGCGGCGGCCCTGTTTTGGAACATCAAAGTGGCAACATGGATCTATTGACACTGGCAGCTGTCGCTGATGCTGTGTCCAACAAAAAAGCCTTCGACATCTATTATAACCCAAG GGCAAGCTCCTCAGAGTTCATAGTTCCATACTGGAAATTTGTAAAAAGCTTAAATACTTCCATTTCTGCGGGAATGAGATTCAAAATACTTTATGAAGGTGATGATGCCACAGAGAGAAG GTCCACAGGACTGATAACTGGGATCAGTGACATGGACCCTGTTAGATGGCCTGGTTCAAAGTGGAAATGTCTGTTG GTTAATTGGGATGATGATATGGATGCTAATAGGCAAAACAGGATATCACCTTGGGAAATCGAACCAATTGGTTCAGTCTTAGGCTCTGGAAGCCTGTCAACAACGGGTTCCAAGAGGGCCAAAATTTGTCTTCCCTCTGTCAATATGGATTTTCCAATTCCAA ATGGAAATGGGTGTCTGGACCTGAGGGAATCTGCAAGTTTCCACAAGgtcttgcaaggtcaagaatttaCGAGGCTTAGAACTCCGAGTAACATTGGTGTAACAGCCTCTCATGTTTCTGAGATTGGAAATCGTCAATACTCGGATGGTAAGGGACGTTGCACTGGTGCAAACAGCTGCATCGTAGGTGAATCTGTTACTAGGGATAGGGTCAGAACATCATATGGAGCTGACTTTACCTTCAATTGCACAGGCTTTAGCGAACCTGTCCTATTCCAAAAGGTCTTGCAAGGTCAAGAAGTATTCTCAAAATGTCCTCCATTCATTGGAGCCCGATCTGATGCTCATGCAAGGAACGGTGTGTACGGCCTGTTTGATAGATTTCATACATCTCATGCTGAGAGTAGATTGCCTCCATCTTCTTTGGGATATGTTACTATTGTTCAACCATCTTTGCCACCAATTCAAGCGTCTTCACCGTCGTCGGTGCTAATGTTTCAAGAAGCAGGTTCCAGAATGACATTGGTTCAGTCAGCATCTAGCACGAATGGTCAAGATAGGGGTGATGGTGGTTGCTACTTCTCCAAGTTAAACGGCTCAGAAGCACTGCATGTGAAAGAAGCAAAATTCCCGTTCTGGCCTCCAACTATGGGTTGTTGTCATTTTGCCAATCAGCAACCCGAAATGGATAAAGTGCATGCTTCTGTTTCGGATGGTAAGTTGGGCATAGGAAATGAGCAGAATGTGACCCGAAATGGTTGCAGGCTTTTTGGTTTTTCCTTGACTGAGAAGATTCCTGTGGCAAATTTAGCCGATAAATCTCTGCCAGTCTCTCCGGCTTCAACTCAGGTCAAGGTTGATACTGCTTTCTCGGCTTCAATGCCTCAGATGCCTGCTAAGCCTGTTGGGTGCAGTTGCACTGGAGTAAACGCTGTGTATGCTCTGTGTGCAGCTCCATTTTAG